Proteins encoded by one window of Bradyrhizobium sp. B097:
- the ssuD gene encoding FMNH2-dependent alkanesulfonate monooxygenase, with the protein MEAGHVSTPTNANILWFLPTHGDSRYLGTSIGGREVNFNYLRQIAQAADQLGYYGVLLPTGRSCEDSWVVASAVAPWTERLRYLVAVRPGLQSPSVAARMTATLDRLSNGRLLINVVTGGDPIENKGDGIFLDHDERYAVTREFLNVYSDLLAGKTVNVEGKHIRIEDGRLLFNPVQSPRPPLYFGGSSDAGIDVAVDTVDKYLTWGEPPAQVAEKIAKVKAVAAQRGRKLSFGIRLHVIVRETNAEAWKAADELIQYVTDDTIVAAQKIFARMDSVGQQRMAQLHGGRRDKLEISPNLWAGVGLVRGGAGTALVGDPQTVAARIKEYQDVGVDTFIMSGYPHLEEAYRFAELVFPLLSLAQPGNVTPIRVNTGPFGETIGNDYRPQKQASQS; encoded by the coding sequence ATGGAGGCCGGGCACGTGAGCACCCCAACCAACGCCAATATCCTCTGGTTCCTGCCGACCCACGGCGACAGCCGCTATCTCGGCACGTCGATCGGCGGCCGCGAGGTGAACTTCAACTATCTGCGCCAGATCGCACAGGCTGCGGACCAGCTCGGCTATTACGGCGTGCTGCTGCCGACTGGGCGGAGCTGCGAGGATTCCTGGGTGGTGGCCTCAGCCGTCGCGCCCTGGACCGAGCGCCTGCGCTATCTTGTGGCGGTCAGGCCCGGCCTGCAGTCGCCGAGCGTTGCCGCCCGCATGACCGCGACCTTGGACCGGCTGTCGAACGGCCGTCTCTTGATCAACGTCGTCACCGGCGGCGATCCGATCGAGAACAAGGGCGACGGCATCTTCCTCGACCACGATGAACGCTACGCGGTGACGCGCGAGTTCCTCAACGTCTACAGCGATCTGCTGGCAGGCAAGACGGTCAATGTCGAAGGCAAGCACATCCGGATCGAGGATGGCCGCCTGCTGTTCAATCCCGTGCAGTCGCCGCGCCCGCCGCTGTATTTCGGCGGCTCGTCGGATGCCGGCATCGACGTCGCGGTCGACACCGTCGACAAATATCTGACCTGGGGCGAGCCGCCGGCGCAGGTCGCCGAGAAGATTGCCAAGGTGAAGGCCGTTGCCGCCCAACGCGGCCGCAAGCTGTCGTTCGGCATCCGCCTGCATGTGATCGTGCGCGAGACCAACGCGGAGGCCTGGAAGGCCGCCGACGAGCTGATCCAGTACGTCACCGACGACACTATCGTTGCCGCGCAGAAGATCTTCGCGCGGATGGATTCGGTCGGCCAGCAGCGCATGGCGCAGCTGCATGGCGGCCGGCGCGACAAGCTCGAGATCAGCCCGAACCTCTGGGCCGGCGTCGGCCTGGTGCGCGGCGGGGCCGGCACCGCGCTGGTCGGCGATCCCCAGACCGTCGCCGCGCGGATCAAGGAGTATCAGGACGTCGGCGTCGATACCTTCATCATGTCGGGCTATCCGCATCTCGAGGAAGCCTATCGGTTCGCCGAGCTGGTGTTCCCGCTGCTGTCGCTGGCGCAGCCCGGCAACGTGACGCCGATCCGCGTCAACACCGGACCGTTCGGTGAGACCATCGGCAACGACTACCGTCCGCAGAAGCAGGCATCGCAATCATGA
- a CDS encoding ABC transporter permease subunit, translated as MIPWIVPLAIVLIWQLACVTGFVPSRVLPAPTDVALAGWKLLLSGELVRNIWVSFWRASIGFVIGGGIGFAFGLANGLSQLSAKLTDTTLQMVRNIPHLALIPLVILWFGIDESAKLFLVALGVFFPIYLNTLHGIRTVDPQLIEMGRIYGMTDGELFRRVIFPGALPSIFVGLRFALGIMWLTLIVAETIAASSGLGYMAMQAREFMLIDVVVLSILIYALLGKLADSASRALERLTLSWHPAFQNK; from the coding sequence CTGATCCCCTGGATCGTGCCGCTTGCGATCGTGCTGATCTGGCAGCTTGCCTGCGTCACCGGTTTCGTGCCCTCGCGCGTGCTGCCGGCGCCGACCGATGTCGCGCTGGCCGGGTGGAAGCTGCTGCTGTCAGGTGAACTGGTCCGCAACATCTGGGTCAGCTTCTGGCGCGCCTCGATCGGCTTTGTGATCGGTGGCGGCATCGGCTTTGCGTTCGGGCTCGCCAACGGGCTGTCGCAGCTGTCGGCGAAGCTCACCGACACCACGCTGCAGATGGTGCGCAACATCCCGCATCTGGCGCTGATCCCGCTCGTCATCCTGTGGTTCGGCATCGACGAGTCGGCAAAACTGTTCCTGGTCGCGCTCGGCGTGTTCTTCCCGATCTATCTCAACACGCTGCACGGCATCCGCACCGTCGATCCGCAGCTGATCGAGATGGGCCGCATCTACGGCATGACCGACGGCGAACTGTTCCGCCGGGTGATCTTCCCGGGCGCGCTGCCCTCGATCTTCGTCGGGCTGCGCTTCGCGCTCGGCATCATGTGGCTGACGCTGATCGTCGCCGAGACCATCGCTGCCTCGTCGGGCCTCGGCTACATGGCGATGCAGGCGCGCGAGTTCATGCTGATCGACGTGGTCGTGCTCTCGATCCTGATCTACGCCTTGCTCGGCAAGCTCGCCGACAGCGCCTCGCGGGCGCTGGAGCGACTGACTTTGTCGTGGCACCCCGCCTTCCAGAACAAGTGA
- a CDS encoding ATP-binding cassette domain-containing protein, with product MQEALRFQPVDAEPVVVKARHLRRVAEGAARGLSLSIRGLRKAFGDNEVLRGIDLHIPAGQFVAIVGRSGCGKSTLLRLIAGLDAPTAGSIAFGEQPRAQDVRVMFQEPRLLPWARVLSNVEVGLGRERSSADAQARAERALVEVGLGDKRDQWPAVLSGGQRQRVALARALVSQPRVLAFDEPLGALDALTRISMQQLLERVWRDQGFTAILVTHDVAEAVALADRVLVIEDGRIAEDVTIDLPRPRRRGSAELAALEGEILKHLLEGSEDTSDL from the coding sequence ATGCAAGAAGCGCTTCGTTTCCAGCCCGTCGACGCCGAACCGGTCGTCGTGAAGGCGCGGCATTTGCGGCGGGTGGCGGAAGGCGCGGCCCGCGGGTTGTCGCTGAGCATTCGCGGCTTGCGCAAGGCGTTCGGCGACAATGAGGTGCTGCGCGGCATCGACCTGCACATCCCGGCCGGCCAGTTCGTCGCGATCGTCGGCCGCAGCGGCTGCGGCAAGAGCACGCTGCTGCGCCTGATCGCCGGGCTCGACGCGCCGACAGCGGGAAGCATTGCCTTCGGCGAACAGCCCCGGGCGCAGGACGTCCGCGTCATGTTCCAGGAGCCGCGCCTGCTGCCCTGGGCGCGGGTACTGTCCAATGTCGAGGTCGGGCTCGGGCGCGAGCGCTCGTCGGCCGACGCGCAGGCGCGCGCCGAGCGGGCGCTGGTCGAGGTTGGCCTCGGCGACAAGCGCGACCAATGGCCGGCGGTGCTGTCAGGCGGCCAGAGGCAGCGCGTGGCGCTGGCGCGGGCGCTGGTCTCCCAACCGCGCGTGCTGGCGTTCGACGAGCCGCTCGGCGCGCTCGATGCGCTGACTCGCATTTCGATGCAGCAATTGCTGGAGCGGGTCTGGCGCGACCAGGGCTTTACCGCGATCCTGGTGACACACGATGTCGCCGAGGCGGTCGCGCTTGCCGACCGCGTGCTGGTCATCGAGGACGGCCGGATCGCCGAGGATGTCACGATCGACCTGCCGCGGCCGCGCCGGCGCGGTTCGGCCGAGCTCGCCGCGCTGGAAGGCGAGATCCTGAAGCACCTGCTCGAGGGCAGCGAAGACACATCCGATCTGTGA
- a CDS encoding flavin reductase family protein, protein MNSVVRNVSIEPAVAADEFRGAMRHLTGGVSVITAGRGKDISGMTVTSVSSLSVEPPSLIVSINRAASSWPLIARHGVFGVNILTADQLDIAERFTGKGGLKGADRFTGAEWTTRASGVPLLVGALAAIDCEVEEVIERHSHAIVIGRVLDVIASERTAALAYWHGEYVAIDRDEGAARLAEVSLPSRHVHGVR, encoded by the coding sequence ATGAATTCCGTCGTCCGCAATGTTTCGATCGAGCCCGCGGTGGCGGCCGATGAATTCCGTGGCGCGATGCGCCATCTCACCGGCGGCGTCAGCGTCATCACCGCCGGCCGGGGCAAGGATATTTCGGGCATGACGGTGACCTCGGTGTCGTCGCTGTCGGTCGAGCCGCCGTCGCTGATCGTCAGCATCAACCGCGCCGCCTCGTCGTGGCCGCTGATCGCGCGCCACGGCGTGTTCGGCGTCAACATCCTGACCGCGGATCAGCTCGACATCGCCGAGCGCTTCACCGGCAAGGGCGGCCTCAAGGGCGCCGACCGGTTCACGGGCGCCGAATGGACGACGCGCGCCTCGGGCGTGCCGTTGCTGGTCGGAGCGCTGGCAGCGATCGACTGTGAGGTCGAGGAGGTCATCGAGCGGCATTCGCACGCGATCGTCATCGGTCGCGTGCTCGATGTGATCGCATCGGAGCGCACCGCCGCGCTGGCGTATTGGCACGGCGAATATGTCGCGATCGACCGCGACGAAGGCGCCGCCAGGCTGGCCGAGGTCAGCCTGCCGTCGCGTCACGTCCATGGTGTGCGCTAG
- a CDS encoding sigma-54 dependent transcriptional regulator, translating to MRLLIVGTLKGQLTIATKIAMDNGASVTHAEAAEQAMNVLRSGKGADLLLVDVGLDIRDLVMRLEAEHIHVPIVACGISNDARAAVAAIHAGAKEYIPLPPDPELIAAVLAAVANDARDLIYRDEAMGRVIRLAQQIAGSDASVMITGESGTGKEVLARYVHSRSARAKRPFISINCAAIPEHLLESELFGHEKGAFTGAVARRIGKFEEATGGTLLLDEISEMDVRLQSKLLRAIQERVIDRVGGTKPVPVDIRIIATSNRNLSEAVREGSFREDLLFRLNVVNLKIPPLRDRPADIIELAQHFAKKYAEANGVAVRPISTEARRVLTANRWQGNVRELENTIHRSVLMAQGDEIGADAILTPDGDRLDLAKTAPAVAHATLAAEQVTRALVGRTVADVERDLILETLKHCLGNRTHAANILGISIRTLRNKLNEYADGGIPITPAGNGAPDYQRMASAG from the coding sequence ATGCGGCTTCTCATCGTTGGCACCCTGAAGGGCCAGCTCACGATCGCGACCAAGATCGCGATGGACAACGGCGCCTCGGTGACCCACGCCGAGGCCGCCGAGCAGGCGATGAACGTGCTGCGCAGCGGCAAGGGCGCCGACCTCCTGCTGGTTGATGTCGGCCTCGACATCCGCGACCTCGTGATGCGGCTCGAGGCCGAACACATCCACGTGCCGATCGTCGCCTGCGGCATCTCCAACGATGCCCGCGCCGCGGTCGCCGCGATCCACGCCGGCGCCAAGGAATACATCCCGCTGCCGCCGGACCCCGAGCTGATCGCAGCCGTGCTCGCCGCGGTCGCCAACGACGCGCGCGACCTGATTTATCGCGACGAGGCGATGGGCCGGGTGATCAGGCTCGCGCAGCAGATCGCGGGCTCGGACGCCTCCGTGATGATCACCGGCGAGTCCGGCACCGGCAAGGAGGTACTGGCGCGCTATGTCCACTCCCGCTCGGCCCGCGCCAAGCGGCCGTTCATCTCGATCAACTGCGCTGCGATCCCCGAGCACCTCTTGGAATCCGAGCTGTTCGGCCATGAGAAGGGCGCCTTCACCGGCGCGGTGGCGCGCCGCATCGGCAAGTTCGAGGAAGCGACCGGCGGCACGCTGCTGCTCGACGAAATCTCCGAGATGGATGTCCGCCTGCAGTCCAAGCTGCTGCGCGCGATCCAGGAGCGCGTGATCGACCGCGTCGGCGGCACCAAGCCGGTTCCGGTCGACATCCGCATCATCGCGACCTCGAACCGCAATCTGTCGGAGGCGGTACGCGAAGGCAGCTTCCGCGAGGACCTGCTGTTCCGCCTCAACGTCGTCAACCTGAAGATCCCGCCGCTGCGCGATCGTCCGGCCGACATCATCGAACTGGCGCAGCATTTCGCCAAGAAATATGCCGAAGCCAACGGCGTGGCGGTCCGCCCGATCTCGACCGAGGCCCGCCGCGTCCTGACTGCGAACCGCTGGCAGGGCAACGTCCGCGAGCTCGAGAACACCATCCATCGCTCGGTCCTGATGGCGCAGGGCGACGAAATCGGTGCCGACGCGATCCTGACCCCCGACGGCGACCGTCTCGACCTCGCCAAGACCGCGCCCGCGGTCGCGCATGCCACGCTGGCCGCCGAGCAGGTCACCCGCGCGCTGGTGGGCCGCACCGTCGCCGACGTCGAACGCGATTTGATCCTGGAAACGCTGAAGCACTGCCTCGGCAACCGCACCCATGCGGCCAACATCCTCGGCATCTCGATCCGCACGCTGCGCAACAAGCTGAACGAATATGCCGACGGCGGCATCCCGATCACCCCGGCCGGCAACGGCGCGCCCGATTATCAGCGCATGGCGAGCGCCGGCTGA
- the fliN gene encoding flagellar motor switch protein FliN → MSDTDTHVPLPDLNAADAPGIDDIGYNEDENAARIAADLEAVFDVPVQVSAVLGRSKMDVGDLLKLGPGTVLELDRRVGEAIDIYVNNRLVARGEVVLVEDKLGVTMTEIIKAERS, encoded by the coding sequence ATGAGCGACACCGACACCCACGTCCCGCTTCCCGATCTCAACGCCGCGGACGCGCCCGGGATCGACGACATCGGCTACAACGAGGACGAAAATGCCGCGCGCATCGCCGCCGACCTCGAGGCCGTGTTCGACGTGCCGGTGCAGGTCTCGGCGGTGCTCGGCCGCTCCAAGATGGACGTCGGCGACCTCTTGAAGCTCGGACCGGGCACCGTGCTCGAGCTCGACCGCCGCGTCGGCGAGGCGATCGACATCTACGTCAACAACCGCCTGGTGGCGCGTGGTGAAGTGGTGCTGGTGGAAGACAAGCTCGGCGTGACCATGACAGAAATCATCAAGGCAGAACGCTCGTAA
- a CDS encoding FliH/SctL family protein yields the protein MAAPAKFLFDTDFSAPDRSRERAPTPAEVAQKVADAEARAYRAGYEAALREAKVESDRRAAQALEEIGTAIKGIAARFAGIETRMETEAVDVAVAVARKLCSELVAREPLGEITALVSECFSHLVATPHLVVRINDALYEAAQDNIERVAAHSGFQGRLVILAEPTIATGDCRIEWADGGVVLERAAIEGKINELVGRYLASRGQTG from the coding sequence ATGGCCGCACCCGCAAAATTCCTGTTCGACACGGACTTCTCGGCGCCGGACCGTTCGCGCGAGCGCGCCCCGACCCCGGCCGAGGTCGCGCAGAAGGTCGCCGACGCCGAGGCGCGGGCCTATCGCGCCGGCTATGAGGCGGCGCTGCGCGAGGCCAAGGTCGAGAGCGATCGCCGCGCCGCGCAGGCGCTGGAAGAGATCGGCACCGCGATCAAGGGCATCGCCGCCCGCTTTGCCGGCATCGAGACGCGGATGGAGACCGAGGCCGTGGATGTCGCGGTCGCGGTCGCCCGCAAACTCTGCTCCGAACTGGTGGCACGCGAGCCGCTCGGCGAGATCACCGCGCTGGTCTCCGAATGCTTCTCGCATCTGGTCGCGACGCCGCATCTCGTGGTCCGCATCAATGACGCACTCTACGAGGCGGCGCAGGACAATATCGAGCGGGTGGCGGCGCATTCCGGCTTCCAGGGCCGGCTGGTCATCCTGGCCGAGCCCACGATTGCGACCGGCGACTGCCGAATCGAATGGGCCGACGGCGGCGTGGTGCTGGAGCGCGCCGCGATCGAAGGCAAGATCAACGAACTCGTCGGGCGCTATCTGGCGTCCCGCGGCCAGACCGGCTGA
- the fliG gene encoding flagellar motor switch protein FliG codes for MAAVPQTTNANDIATVLSTLANRQSARPKGKPLPGPKRAAILMLALGEQYGGKIWSMLDDEEVRELSVHMSTLGTVEADVVEDLMLEFVSRMSASGALMGNFDATERLLQQYLPAERVTGIMDEIRGPAGRNMWEKLSNVQEEVLANYLKNEYPQTIAVVLSKLKPEHAARVLAILPEDIALDVVGRMLRMEAVQKEVIERVEQTLRTEFMSNLSQTRRRDAHEVMAEIFNNFDRQTETRFITSLEEENRESAERIKALMFTFDDLIKLDSASAQTLMRNIDKDKLGVALKSANEEVRSFFLGNMSSRAGKMLMDDMAAMGPVRLRDVDEAQALLVNLAKDLAARGEITLTKNRADDELVY; via the coding sequence ATGGCCGCCGTACCCCAGACCACCAACGCCAACGACATCGCCACCGTCCTCTCGACGCTGGCGAACCGGCAGAGCGCCCGGCCCAAGGGCAAGCCGCTGCCCGGCCCGAAGCGCGCCGCGATCCTGATGCTCGCGCTCGGCGAGCAGTATGGCGGCAAGATCTGGTCGATGCTCGACGACGAGGAGGTCCGCGAGCTCTCGGTCCACATGTCGACGCTCGGCACCGTCGAGGCCGACGTGGTCGAGGACCTGATGCTGGAATTCGTCTCGCGGATGTCGGCCTCGGGCGCGCTGATGGGCAATTTCGACGCCACCGAACGGCTGCTGCAGCAATATCTGCCGGCCGAGCGCGTCACCGGCATCATGGACGAGATCCGCGGTCCCGCCGGGCGCAACATGTGGGAGAAGCTCTCCAACGTGCAGGAAGAGGTGCTCGCCAACTACCTCAAGAACGAATATCCGCAGACCATCGCCGTGGTGCTGTCGAAACTGAAGCCGGAGCACGCCGCGCGCGTGCTGGCGATCCTGCCCGAGGACATCGCGCTCGACGTGGTCGGCCGCATGCTGCGGATGGAGGCGGTGCAGAAGGAAGTCATCGAGCGCGTCGAGCAGACGCTGCGCACCGAGTTCATGTCGAACCTGTCGCAGACCCGCCGCCGCGACGCCCATGAGGTGATGGCCGAGATCTTCAACAATTTCGACCGCCAGACCGAGACCCGCTTCATCACCTCGCTGGAAGAGGAAAACCGCGAATCCGCCGAGCGCATCAAGGCGCTGATGTTCACCTTCGACGACCTGATCAAGCTCGATTCCGCCTCGGCCCAGACGCTGATGCGCAACATCGACAAGGACAAGCTGGGTGTCGCGCTGAAGAGCGCCAACGAGGAGGTGCGCAGCTTCTTCCTCGGCAACATGTCCTCGCGCGCCGGCAAGATGCTGATGGACGACATGGCCGCGATGGGCCCGGTGCGCCTGCGCGACGTCGACGAGGCCCAGGCGCTGCTGGTCAACCTCGCCAAGGACCTCGCCGCCCGCGGCGAGATCACCCTGACCAAGAACCGCGCCGACGACGAGCTGGTGTACTGA
- the fliF gene encoding flagellar basal-body MS-ring/collar protein FliF, translated as MQSLVAFFRGLGAARLAAMVAVTAALIGFFAFVIMRVTTPQMTTLFTDLSTEDSSAIIKELERQAIPFELRSDGAAIMVPKDKVTRLRMKLAEGGMPKGGGVGYEIFDKSDALGTTSFVQNINHLRALEGELARTIRAIDRVQAARVHLVLPEKPLFSRETPEPSASIVLRVRGALEPQQIRAIRHVVASAVNGLKPQRVSIVDEAGQLLADGAQSDADAAVGDERRAAFEKRMRKQVEDIVSSVVGAGRARVQLSADFDYNKITQTSDKFDPEGRVLRSTQTREESSLTADNSGQVTVANELPGNQNQDNAARARDQSKKSEETNNYEISRTTKTEVTEAGRVNRISVAVLVDGAYAKNEKGEMVYQDRTKEQLDRIAALVRSAIGFDQKRGDQVEVVNLRFAEPPTAQPIAEPTGLLGMLQFTKDDVMYVIELGVMMMLGLVVLFMVVRPLVKRIVAADVIPALGGGAGLPALAEAHAESAGAPGQALIPSGSGAAQLIDVAQIQGQVHAQAVHRVGELAERNPNETVSIVRQWLSEPVEN; from the coding sequence GTGCAAAGTCTGGTTGCTTTCTTCAGAGGTCTTGGTGCGGCCCGCCTCGCGGCCATGGTTGCGGTCACCGCGGCCCTGATCGGTTTCTTCGCGTTCGTCATCATGCGCGTCACCACGCCCCAGATGACCACCCTCTTCACCGACCTGTCGACCGAGGATTCCTCGGCCATTATCAAGGAACTGGAGCGCCAGGCGATCCCGTTCGAGCTGCGCAGCGACGGCGCCGCGATCATGGTGCCGAAAGACAAGGTGACGCGGCTCCGGATGAAGCTCGCCGAGGGCGGCATGCCCAAGGGCGGCGGCGTCGGCTACGAGATCTTCGACAAATCGGACGCGCTCGGCACCACGAGCTTCGTCCAGAACATCAATCATTTGAGGGCGCTGGAGGGCGAGCTCGCCCGCACCATCCGCGCCATCGACCGCGTCCAGGCCGCGCGCGTCCACCTCGTGCTGCCGGAAAAGCCGCTGTTCTCGCGCGAGACGCCGGAACCATCCGCCTCGATCGTGCTCAGGGTGCGTGGCGCGCTGGAACCGCAGCAGATCCGCGCGATCCGCCATGTCGTCGCCTCCGCCGTCAACGGACTGAAGCCGCAGCGGGTCTCGATCGTCGACGAGGCCGGCCAGTTGCTCGCCGACGGCGCCCAATCCGATGCCGATGCCGCGGTCGGCGACGAGCGCCGCGCCGCCTTCGAGAAGCGGATGCGCAAGCAGGTCGAGGACATCGTCTCCTCGGTGGTCGGCGCCGGCCGCGCCCGCGTCCAGCTCTCCGCCGACTTCGACTACAACAAGATCACCCAGACCTCGGACAAGTTCGACCCTGAGGGCCGCGTGCTGCGCTCGACCCAGACCCGCGAGGAATCGAGCCTCACCGCCGACAATTCCGGCCAGGTCACCGTCGCCAACGAGCTGCCGGGCAACCAGAACCAGGACAACGCCGCCCGCGCCCGCGACCAGAGCAAGAAGAGCGAGGAAACCAACAATTACGAGATTTCCCGCACCACCAAGACCGAGGTGACCGAGGCCGGCCGCGTCAACCGCATCTCGGTCGCGGTGCTGGTCGACGGCGCCTACGCCAAGAACGAAAAAGGCGAGATGGTCTACCAGGACCGCACCAAGGAGCAGCTCGACCGCATTGCCGCCCTGGTCCGCTCCGCGATCGGCTTCGACCAGAAGCGCGGCGACCAGGTCGAGGTCGTCAACCTCCGCTTCGCCGAGCCGCCGACCGCGCAGCCGATCGCGGAGCCGACCGGCCTGCTCGGCATGCTGCAGTTCACCAAGGATGACGTGATGTACGTCATCGAGCTCGGCGTCATGATGATGCTCGGCCTCGTCGTGCTGTTCATGGTGGTCCGTCCGCTGGTCAAGCGCATCGTGGCGGCCGACGTCATTCCGGCGCTGGGCGGCGGCGCGGGCCTGCCCGCGCTGGCCGAAGCCCATGCCGAGAGCGCCGGTGCGCCCGGCCAGGCGCTGATCCCGAGCGGCAGCGGCGCAGCGCAATTGATCGACGTCGCCCAGATCCAGGGCCAGGTCCACGCCCAGGCCGTGCACCGGGTCGGCGAGCTCGCCGAGCGCAATCCGAACGAAACCGTCTCCATCGTCCGACAATGGCTGAGCGAGCCGGTAGAGAACTGA
- a CDS encoding DUF1153 domain-containing protein has product MTEPHRPRVKYVIGPDGSPLTIADLPAPGTKRWVIRRKAEVVAAVRGGLLSLEEACSRYTLTVDEFLSWQFSIDQHGLAGLRTTRIQQYRQ; this is encoded by the coding sequence ATGACAGAACCCCATCGCCCGAGGGTGAAATACGTCATCGGGCCTGACGGCAGCCCGTTAACGATTGCGGATTTGCCGGCCCCCGGTACCAAGCGGTGGGTCATCCGCCGCAAGGCCGAAGTCGTCGCTGCGGTCCGCGGCGGCCTGCTCTCCCTTGAGGAGGCTTGCAGCCGCTACACGTTGACCGTCGACGAGTTCCTTTCCTGGCAGTTCTCGATCGACCAGCATGGTCTGGCCGGGCTGCGCACCACACGTATCCAGCAGTACCGGCAGTAA
- a CDS encoding alpha/beta hydrolase, which translates to MMMNRRTFSTALLAGAAASLVSSRGIAATQPPVKARNVVLVHGLFADGSCWSEVIPRLQAAGLNVTSVQNPLTTLPEAVASAQRVLDRQDGPTVLVGHSFSGMIVTEAGVHPNVSALVYVAARAPDADEDYTALAKTYPTPPASAGIVFDGDEGRLSEEAFLRDFAGDIPEAKAKVLYAVQQPFHKQLLAGKTSHAAWRSKPSYYAVSAEDRTINPDLERFMAKRMGATTIEVKASHLALISQPEPIARLILEAAGRSE; encoded by the coding sequence ATGATGATGAACAGACGCACCTTCTCGACCGCCTTGCTTGCGGGCGCTGCAGCTTCGCTGGTGTCCTCGCGCGGCATCGCCGCAACGCAGCCGCCGGTGAAGGCGCGCAACGTCGTGCTGGTGCACGGCCTGTTCGCCGACGGCTCGTGCTGGTCCGAGGTCATTCCGCGCTTGCAGGCCGCGGGGCTCAATGTGACATCCGTGCAAAATCCGTTGACCACGCTGCCGGAAGCGGTCGCATCGGCGCAGCGTGTGCTTGATCGTCAGGATGGCCCAACCGTTCTGGTCGGCCATTCCTTCTCCGGCATGATCGTCACCGAGGCCGGCGTGCATCCGAATGTTTCGGCGCTGGTCTATGTCGCCGCGCGCGCACCCGATGCGGATGAGGACTACACCGCGCTGGCCAAAACTTATCCGACGCCGCCCGCGAGCGCCGGCATCGTGTTCGATGGCGACGAGGGCCGGCTGAGCGAGGAGGCGTTCCTGCGCGATTTCGCCGGCGACATCCCGGAAGCGAAAGCAAAAGTGCTCTATGCCGTGCAGCAGCCGTTCCACAAGCAATTGCTGGCGGGCAAGACCAGCCACGCGGCCTGGCGCAGCAAGCCGAGCTACTACGCCGTCTCGGCCGAGGATCGCACCATCAATCCGGATCTCGAACGCTTCATGGCCAAGCGGATGGGCGCCACCACGATCGAGGTGAAGGCCAGCCATCTTGCGTTGATCTCGCAGCCCGAGCCGATTGCGCGGCTGATCCTCGAGGCCGCGGGCCGGTCGGAGTGA